The DNA sequence TGAGGACCCCCTTTTTTGGCTacgtatgtgtatatatatccaaccagtaatatatttataaaaagaaaaaattacaaccaaatttctccttctttttttttggtttccggGGGAGTTTGCTTTGATACTGAGAGTACGATCTAAGCGGAGATTCATATTTGCAATCATTGTCTGAAACTGTCCTTGGGGGGGACACCAAATTACCACTTTTGTCAATTGAATGACATCAAGTTTTACAGACAGATTTTATAGTTGAAATTAataccaaaattaatttttggttacTATAATACTCACACTATAAAACTATCATAACAACGTtgtattaaatacaaaaataacagtatttctttttcttttttttttaatttattctttcatttgttttataaaaaaatttcaactgaatatataataagaccgataatataatccaatattatttatttatgagtaacatgttatataatttaaagatcATGTTTTACTTTGCGGAATGAATGATCTTACCATGCTTTTGAAATAGTGGTCCTACACTAGAAAATGCCTTGGTTATAAATTTGGCTGGCAACTAACTAAAACATGAAGCTTCTGGAGTGTCATGATGATCCAATCatagattttattataaaagcAAGAAATAAACTCATCATAGGAAAGCTGAAGAATATATGGCCCATGGGATGAGTTTGTGTAAAGAGTCCAAAATGGTGTTGCAAAGATAACTCACCTTTACAATGCATAAGaaactagtatatatatatatatatatatgcctaatgaaataaaagtaataataatagtacCATTCATTTGctcatatattaattatttaactgatttatatttatttacacttAAAAGTTACAAATATATCATAATGGATCTAACAAGGTATATCTAATAACAACCCTAATAACTTTTGGCATTCCATCACTTTTTTTGAGTGTCAAAGTATTTTTGATCGATATCATACTGATATCTAATGATACTTCATGCTCTTCGTTATTTTATATAACGGTGCATGGTGGGTGAAGATTTGTGCAccaactctatatatatatatatatatatatattaaaccaaCCATATATGTGAAGAGTGTGACACATTGACTATCTTTTAAAATAGAgggtgaaatttttaaaaaattttcaacaaactctttatttatactttttatcttattttatttttatcaataaaaaattattgctctttttatattttttctttcttttgatctaacttattttttaaatattacaatagtggtataaaaatttataatgcattaaattaaaataatatgatattaaaataaaaaatagatttgactctctatatttaaaaaattaaatttacttttttattaaaaagtaaattagaaaaaaagtcAATTAGATTTGAAgccattttttaaatgttagctttttaaaaataaaaaataaaaaataaatagaatttttttgggAATACTATTATTCTATCATAATATAAGTTAACTTTCTTAATTCtttaggaattaattttttgcggtatatgtaatatattttaccaaagaaattgtgttaaattaatttattattatggagttaaaataatgatattaaatatttagaGAGAGCAAGGTAAAAATGTTATAATCTCAGAATAAttgcatatttatttttgattgcAACAAATAGCTGTTTGTTTGCAACTTGCCTCTACCGTAATAGAAGCCATCTTGTTGGTCCCATGATAACCATCCAACATGTTAAATGCGTAGAACAGCACTGCATGTGCTATGGCGCACTGAGCTTTTACCATTCCCCATCAATGCCAAATTATATCTTCACCTACCTTATTGCCATTTtgtcaaagaaataaaaaaaaattagcatctAACATCAAAGTGATCATTATATCTAGTCAGTTCCATGATGCATTACTATGCTTTTAGCACAACGCCTCCTACGCACTTGGATTTTTCATGTGTTTTTTGTCATTGGCGTGCAAATGCTGTGGTTCATGCTCTGCTCCAGTTTGCTACCGACTCTGTTGAAGCTTATGTTTGGTTAGAGCCTTAAAGGAAGGAAAGCCCCAATGTGGCTTAATGAGTTGTTAAAATCTGATGTGACTGATGCTTCATTTTAGTACATTCAtctcctttattattattattattttttaaaaaaatgtaacttAGCATGTGTTCATTTCCTCAACCAAACagagaaaatttaataaaaggaCAATGAAGTAGAAAAAACAAACGAGAGAAACAAGAGAAAATATCCGTCCTATTATAgaataccaattaaataattCTAATTTACTAGGCAAGCTAACTGAAATAcatcatgtttatatatatactaggtaTGGCCACGTGCGATGCATgtggtttggattaaaatttgaatgtttaatagcttttaagtaatatggaaaagtttgaattaaaaatttgttaaattagtttttttaattaacatttttcaatttgtttagaaggatttaatcttaaattattaacaaacataaagaaattaatcattttatcccaagtttttcataaatttaatatccaaatcgcatcatataattttaaagtaagaacacttccaactgatacgaacctaggacgacctgctcctaaacctgtattatattagcccggatcttaattaagttcaagttgtAATGAAATTTACCTCAaccctaaccaacatgtggttagaaaccttggtataatgtagacgccacaataggggatggaaaacctattgataagtcaaactaaaacaaccaattctctaatggtgttttaggtgttctcaaagaacaaagacataattaatctcacaagtattttctcaatcaaatcaaagttagttcttattgataactaagcctttaaataggctttgaaagaaacaaaataaaccctaaaaaccctaggtaaaaccggccacacacataaagaatcctagttggctgcaactatacttcctttcctaatctaagtttgattaattaattcctttatattaaattaggaattaattaatttacaataaaataaaaaccttcttaaagttatttgtccagaaaataaataaataaaaacccaaaaagaaagaaaatcaatcgcaaattagataacgagttgactttgacatttaggcggaattatttcttcaaccgagctaacttatgtctgcctgatgtccgagctaactgatgtctgtctgagctaacttgtgtttggccgagctaactgatgtctgtccgaactaagttgtgtctggccgagctaactgatgtctgaccgagctaagttgtgtctggccgagctaactgatgtctggccgagctaactgatgtctggccgagctaagttgtgtctggcctagctaagttgtgtctggccgagctaactgatgtctggccgagctaagttgtctctgtccgagctaagttgtgtctggccgagctaactgatgtctggccgagctaagttgtgtcaggccgagctaactgatgtctggccgagctaacttatgtgtggccgagctaagttgtgtctggccgttTTTGGTTTGCGACCACTCGATTCGATCATCTCTTGAAGAGACACAAGCCAAAGTGATGGAATGGCAGAAACAAGGAACACAAGGAATGGGGCGGGCGAGAAAAGAATGCGTAAAACGATCGGAAAACTTTGAAAGGGCATAACTTTTGATCTGACCGTCGGATCGGGGCCCATAATATATCAAAAGAAAGGGAATTTGAAGGGGAATGCAGTGGcaggtattttaaaaaaaaaaccacttttaAGTGCCCAACAAGGGATTTCCATCCATTTGGGggaaatttcattttttcttttttaaaattgggACATGTTCAGGATTTTAGAATTCGAATTTCGACATGGGGCATCATGTATTAGGTTATACCTAAATCAATTTCTATTACATCTTgcaatatacaaaataataatattagtgtaACTGTCATAGTATAGTCTAAATATGCTATAAATGCACAAAAGACTGATAATAATCTACTTATGAACTGATAGTAATTTATCATGTCCACATTAACAAAAAGATGGTTCCCATGATAACAAATTAAGCATTGTCTTTAAGCTCGGCAAAGTGCTTCCTACTCCCTTCACCAAATTGTAAATGAGAACTTTCAAGATTCAGCGCTATTGGATCTGCCTCATCTGCACTTTTGGAAATCATCAGCTTTAGTTTCTTTGTTGCATTGTTTCTTGCAGTAGGCTTTGAAACCAAATCAGCTAGGACTTGTGCCTAGTATTTATCTTGTGCTTATTATTTTACTTGgggaataaataagtaaataaaaagcaaaaaattatgGGTTAAAGACCCCAAAAATATGCTTCTAAATTTATCCCACTTGTAAAGTCATTGAAGGCATACCTTTAAATCTAACAGTTATCCCCTTCCTTTAAAGTTGTAATCAAAAGatccaaataataaataaataaataaataaaacaattgtgTGGTATATTATGAATGGAAAACGTTTAAAGTTAAGCTCTTGTAACTTGGTcatgtacttaaaaaaaaaattgttttctgatttataaaaagaaaaaaagaaaaagatgtttCATAAACAACAATCACGAATAttattggttatttattatttttaagattaagtAAGTGTTTATTAATCATGGAAAAGACAAGGCGGCGGACGTTtgctattatatatatgttattctcTTGGAGCTTTGCTATAAcgtgttctttttttatttttttatttttttcctttttttaatataagaatGGGGGTTTACTATGACGTGATCCATATTTTTTGTCTTATTTTTGTATCTCCATTTCTCtttgaataataatacaataccATCTTATTTAAAATGTAGTAATTgaagacaataaataaataataataataataataataaagtcaaGCATATAAAGGTATAAAATGAGATGAGATAAGGAGATAAACTTTATTGTACAAACTTTAAATATGATCGGCTTCCTGTAAAAACTAAAGTTTCCTAACAATTAGCAAATTAAAAACACTTATAGGAGAATTGCATGATGAAAAAACGTGTAAATATAAAAACACGTTGTAGCAATCAATTAGCAAACGTACGTACGTTGTCGTGTCAATGTTTCTTATTAACAAATgattaaacaattaattaataaaccaacccaaaaaaaatggaattgatCTCTGCCTATAAATAGGAAAGGCAAAGAGTGAAAGGGAACAAGGCAAAAAAAGCAATAGAGagtcaaaagaaaattgaatttcaaataaagAAAGCAAAATTAGAGTGATAATGGAGCACATAGCAAGTAAATGGAGGGCTATGAGTGTTGGGAACAACTGGGAGGGTCTGTTAGACCCTCTCAACAATGATCTTCGACGATACATCATTCATTATGGTGAAAGAGCCGAAGCTGCCGGGGCTGCCTTCATCAGCGAGGTGAAATCCAAGAATGTTGGACTCCCTCGTTATCCAAAGACAAATTTGTTCTCAAAGATTGGTTTGGAGCAAGGAAATCCATTCAAATACACTGTTAAGAAATACATCTATGCATCAACATCCGAAATAACCGAGAACACTCCAATGGGAGCCGCGGGGAACTCAAACTGGATCGGTTTTGTTGCAGTCTCTACTGATCAAGGAACTCATGTTTTAGGAAGGAGGGATATTTTGATTTCGTGGAGGGGAACCATTCGACATGCAGAGGAGGCCATCGATTTAAAAACCCTTCTAATTCCAGCTCCAACTATATTTGGATCAGAAAATAATGATGCTAAGATTCACCATGGTTGGTATTCATATTATACCCATGCTGAACCTGGGTCAACCTACAATTCAACTAGTTCTCGAGAACAggtatatctacatatataggCCCCCACTATACGTATTTgttagatattatatatacgGTTTTGGTTTTGATATATGGTGAAGAACTATGAGAGATTTATGAAGATGGACAGTTATCCATAGTTGTAAAATCATGCAGATCATATAGATCAGATGTCTGTTGATGGTTGTCCTTCTCCATAGATCCCTTGCTGCATCAAAtccgattatatatatatatatatatatgaatatagtaATTCTCTTATTCAAGAATTCTCCACAAAATTTTATCTAGGATAACACTTATGTTTAGGGATCTCTttcggtatttttttttttctacttaattatatattattaaatacgaAATGATTTGCATTCATTCTCTGAATTTGATGATTCAAAAGGTTTTAGAGGCGATTAGCAGGTTGATAGAGGAATATAAGGAGGAGATAGTCAGCATTACCGTGACAGGCCACAGCATGGGTGGTGCACTTGCAATTCTGAATGCAACTGATATTGTCTTCAATGGATTTAACAAGCCAACCACCACTGGAGGCAAGGTGTGTCCAGTCATAGCAATTGTGTTTGGATGCCCTCGTCTTGGAAACCAAGGTTTCAGCGACCTTTTTTCCGGACTCAAAAATCTTCACGTCTTGCGAGTTAGAAATTCCAAGGACATTGTCCCTGATCTTCCAAAGCACGACCTTCTTGGTCACAAATACATTCATGTCGGAAACGAGTTTCCTATCGACACAACCACATCGCCATACTTGAAAAGCCATGATTCTAATCATGCAGCACTTCATAATTTGGATATCTATTTGCATGGAGTTGCAGGACCAAAGGTGGTTGATGGAAAAAATGAGTTAGAAGTTGACAGGGATATTGCATGGGTGAACAAACAGACGGATTTATTAAAAGATGAATATAATATTGTTGCTAATTGGTGGGTTAAGGAAAATAAATCTATGGTTCAAATGGACGATGGAAAGTGGGTGCTCAAGGACCCTGAGATAGCTGGAGAagatgattatatataattaatatataatcgATCATTGCCGCTTGATTTGAACTGCTTAATTCTTCTTTGTCGTCTTGGCTGTATGAGCTAGCTGAGTTTGGGGCTCAGATATTGtctctcaaaataaaaataaactttggCAATGCCActtaatttgttaaaactcatatgtattttgttgttttgttgtttgttttcaATAAGTTTGGCCCTCTGCTTTGGGTCTATAGCAGATAGGATTTTCCTTTGTAACTTAATATGTGTGGtttgttttcaataaaaaaCTTGTCTTTCTCTAGCTATTAGAACTTTTTTATTGTAAGGTGcacttttaatatttcattgtttattaattattttagtcCACAAATACTTAATTATTTACTACAATATGGCCTATGGCCTACTATGCGAAAAGTCATGCAACAAttccaatattaaataaaatatatattatatgtatatatgtatataaattagtTCTGGGTTCCCAGAAATTTTAAAGCATCACTGCAACAAAATTTAGATTTAACAATATGGGATAACATTAACATTCAATATTGTTTGTtgtaaataacaatttaaaacaataatttttataacttGTTAAAAGCGTTTAACCACATTAATAACATGTTAAATGTTGTTCTTGTtgtagtacatatatataaagtaaatatACACAACCGCAAGGTTCGGTGCAACTGGTATTGTTTTGGATGTAGAGATTTGATTTTTGACTTGGTCACTGAGTTGGGTAGCTAGGAGAGATCGATGCCACGCAGATAATATTTGCATTGGACAAACTAGATAAGCAGTTTTCTCATCTTCCAAACACAAAAGCaaaacaaacaattaatttGCCCAGCTTAACAGTACAAAATAAACTACATGAAATTCTcacaatttccaattttgataTCAAAAGCTTCCAATTCCAAAACAGAACAGCATTCAAAACTCCATAGGAACAAGAAATGAAAATCgaaaatcaatcaaaaaatgcccataaaatttcaaaaatataggaccaaaaataaaataaaataaaaactttgaggAGAATAACGAACCTGGAAGACGGGAATCGTCAATGGTTCATATCAAATAGAGCAATGAAGGACATCTGGGTCGGTCAAGGTTATGGAAATGGAGGCGTCCTGGTTACCAGCTGAAGATAATCCATTGGAGTTAGATGAAGAACTGGGCCGGGTAACGACTCTGACTGAGGCAGATCTGGGTTGTTGATCAGTCTCTTCAATTTCCTCTTCTGGGTCTcgttcttcttcctcttcttcaccATACCCATCTCTTCGTGCTCGTCAACAGTTTCAGGTAAGGGTTGAGATACTTGATTTTCTCCAATGGTAATTCCGACTCCGTTAGAGGCAGAGGTAGATGCAGATGCAGAGAAGGTCCTCTGTGTCTTGCGTCGCAGGACACTCTTAAACACATATATACTCATTCCATTATTTTGTTCCAAATTTCAGAGAAagattaatttcatattgtctttttccttttctttctttctttcttttttaattttttttttttttttatgtcttcGTTCACTTTATACCAAAGGGCTTGTCCTTTTTTTTCccagaaaagagaagaaataataatttcagtAACTCAACTTGGATGTATGTATATGGAATTCCATATAACTGGGATTTGGCGTTCTTGATTTAGTATAGAAAGCAACCACCCTATCCTCACCTTCTTAGATTGATATAGGGCCTTCTAAATTTTAGCTACCTTCAAATTTCTCCCTGTTTGATTAAGAAATATTAGTGtttctcttattttgttttttttatccaaTAGAATTTTGTTTCTCAGTTTTTTGTCAAATCCATCAATCTGTTTTGGTTGGATTTCGAAGGTTGTTAAAGCATATAGCttcaacaaaaagagaaaagaaagtgaGTAAATAGGAAGGAAATGAAAGGGTTTCTGCTGAAATGATTGATTTCCAAGTTGTTCGTCAAAAGGTAAATTAAGGATTAATATCATTTAAACCTCTAAGGTCTACTTCTATTTGGAATTAAGTTTACATCTACACCAAATTATATCATGcgatttctaatatttttaaaatacactCTACACATGATtttgatcccaaaaaaaaaaatttcacttctATATGATAGGGTTAAAAGACATTAATATTTTCTCTTCTATATGATAGGGTTAAAAGACattaatattcttaaaatttaaaaacaacttTAATATATGCTTTTTATAATTCAGATCCAAAACATTGGCACAAAAAATATGTGACAAGTATTATCTTGAATATCTGATTGAACTTTATGGTTATTATGAAGTCAATTTTA is a window from the Ziziphus jujuba cultivar Dongzao chromosome 11, ASM3175591v1 genome containing:
- the LOC107416243 gene encoding phospholipase A1-IIgamma, yielding MEHIASKWRAMSVGNNWEGLLDPLNNDLRRYIIHYGERAEAAGAAFISEVKSKNVGLPRYPKTNLFSKIGLEQGNPFKYTVKKYIYASTSEITENTPMGAAGNSNWIGFVAVSTDQGTHVLGRRDILISWRGTIRHAEEAIDLKTLLIPAPTIFGSENNDAKIHHGWYSYYTHAEPGSTYNSTSSREQVLEAISRLIEEYKEEIVSITVTGHSMGGALAILNATDIVFNGFNKPTTTGGKVCPVIAIVFGCPRLGNQGFSDLFSGLKNLHVLRVRNSKDIVPDLPKHDLLGHKYIHVGNEFPIDTTTSPYLKSHDSNHAALHNLDIYLHGVAGPKVVDGKNELEVDRDIAWVNKQTDLLKDEYNIVANWWVKENKSMVQMDDGKWVLKDPEIAGEDDYI